In the genome of Haemophilus pittmaniae, one region contains:
- a CDS encoding D-alanyl-D-alanine carboxypeptidase family protein, with translation MLKKLFLLLGLLPTVVTAQSYVVYDFTHDKVLESGSPFNVQPIASVTKLMTANIFLENNRNANCSIAITEEDDDYIKGTHTKLPKYTPIACQELLKAMLVHSDNYAAHALSRATGMSRLQFIQKMNEKAKELGMRSTRFADSSGLSSSNISSAMDLVKLAKYSLNKPQIKTFANLPYANIQAGRRSVFVKNTNKLVREEIFDAAINKTGYIRESGYNLVFINKTPCNHATIGVISLNNRSSAQRSDFTKNKLQKYGCLAVNDRRLNFTSEDNQYEEGYDEEGFAQLIESVAK, from the coding sequence ATGTTGAAAAAGCTGTTCTTATTGCTTGGTTTATTGCCTACCGTTGTTACCGCGCAATCCTACGTGGTGTATGACTTTACCCATGATAAAGTATTGGAAAGCGGCTCACCGTTTAACGTACAACCGATCGCATCGGTCACCAAACTAATGACCGCCAATATCTTTTTAGAAAATAACCGCAATGCCAATTGCAGCATCGCCATCACTGAAGAAGATGACGATTACATCAAAGGCACTCATACCAAATTACCTAAATACACTCCGATCGCCTGCCAAGAATTATTAAAGGCGATGTTAGTGCATTCCGATAACTATGCAGCCCATGCCCTTTCTCGTGCCACCGGTATGAGTCGCTTGCAATTCATCCAAAAAATGAACGAAAAGGCAAAAGAACTCGGTATGCGCTCCACTCGCTTTGCCGACAGCTCGGGGCTATCCAGTAGCAATATTTCAAGCGCTATGGATTTGGTTAAGCTGGCTAAATATTCCCTTAACAAACCACAAATCAAAACCTTTGCTAATTTACCTTACGCCAACATTCAGGCCGGCCGCCGTAGCGTGTTCGTCAAAAACACCAATAAATTGGTGCGCGAAGAAATCTTCGATGCCGCTATCAACAAAACCGGCTACATTCGCGAATCAGGCTATAACTTAGTTTTCATCAACAAAACCCCATGTAATCACGCCACCATCGGTGTGATCAGCTTAAATAACCGTTCTTCTGCACAACGCAGCGATTTCACCAAAAACAAGCTGCAAAAATATGGCTGTTTAGCGGTGAATGATCGTCGTCTCAACTTCACCAGTGAAGACAATCAATATGAAGAGGGCTACGATGAAGAAGGCTTCGCACAATTGATTGAAAGCGTAGCAAAATAG
- a CDS encoding metal ABC transporter permease, with amino-acid sequence MFAIFLEPFQFTFMQNALLTALVVAVICALLSCYLVLKGWSLMGDAISHAVLPGTVLAFLAGIPLAIGAFISGIACALGVGYLKENSRIKEDTAMGIVFSGMFAIGLVLFTKIQTSQHLTHILFGNVLGVSQQELIQTAIIALIIFILLGLKRRDFLLYCFDSSHARVAGLSPKRLHYGLLILLALTIVSTMQVVGVILVVAMLIAPGITALTLTNRFDKMLIIAIISAVSASLLGVLLSYHFDASTGACIILLQAAFFLIALIYSKLCSANTAQDI; translated from the coding sequence ATATTTGCGATTTTCCTTGAGCCATTTCAATTTACCTTTATGCAAAATGCGTTGCTCACGGCATTAGTAGTTGCTGTAATCTGCGCGCTACTCTCTTGCTATTTAGTATTAAAAGGCTGGTCATTGATGGGCGATGCCATTTCCCATGCTGTCCTACCAGGCACTGTCTTAGCTTTTCTAGCTGGTATTCCATTAGCGATTGGCGCCTTTATTTCGGGTATTGCTTGTGCCCTGGGAGTGGGGTATTTAAAAGAAAACAGCCGTATCAAAGAAGATACCGCTATGGGGATTGTATTTTCCGGCATGTTTGCGATTGGTTTAGTGCTTTTCACCAAAATCCAAACCTCACAACATCTCACACACATCTTATTCGGTAACGTATTGGGTGTAAGTCAACAAGAACTCATACAAACGGCCATCATCGCGCTGATCATTTTTATTTTACTTGGCTTAAAGCGTCGGGATTTCCTGCTTTATTGCTTTGATTCTAGCCATGCTCGCGTTGCCGGACTTTCCCCGAAACGACTGCATTACGGCCTACTCATATTGTTGGCGCTGACTATCGTTAGCACTATGCAGGTGGTCGGTGTAATTTTAGTTGTGGCGATGCTAATTGCCCCCGGTATTACTGCGCTAACGCTCACTAATCGCTTCGATAAAATGCTTATTATCGCTATTATTAGTGCGGTGTCCGCCAGTTTATTAGGCGTATTGCTCAGCTATCATTTTGATGCCTCGACCGGAGCTTGTATTATTTTGTTACAGGCTGCATTTTTCTTGATAGCGCTAATTTATAGCAAACTCTGCAGCGCCAATACTGCTCAAGATATTTAA